The Melitaea cinxia chromosome 24, ilMelCinx1.1, whole genome shotgun sequence genome window below encodes:
- the LOC123665454 gene encoding EARP and GARP complex-interacting protein 1, protein MEEGNSIIYGLEHQTRALSPQYGESDAIRFLIGTQSLKPNTNQVHVVELEEDTGALHTKVFKHDIGEIWHLRCSPHDTATLMTTHNAYDPDTSQCTMGVSIFKLPTTEVIPKDMDDLSAIQGRNAEDMELLKTITPEKPEEEIRCAEWHSTDSNRIGIVLDNYVSIRDVNTGSQVISVAPEGRARLKFTGGKWSPQGHCQFAVLQDTHIKCFDTRTDCVKSSWNIDNAHRQLARDIDFNPNRQFHLASAGDDAALNIWDYRNSKQPIFSRTDHSHWIWTVRYNTYHEQLLLTGSSDARALLTAAASICDLDDEGKRLSQVLEDGVLQSYEQHEDSVYCAEWSAEPWTFASLSYDARLVLSRVPRHFKYKILL, encoded by the exons ATGGAAGAAGGAAACTCAATAATTTACGGACTTGAACATCag ACTAGAGCCTTATCTCCTCAATATGGAGAGAGCGACGCAATTAGATTCCTGATCGGCACACAAAGCTTGAAGCCGAACACGAACCAAGTGCATGTTGTTGAACTCGAGGAAGATACAGGAGCCTTACATacaaaa GTATTTAAACATGATATTGGAGAAATCTGGCATCTCCGCTGCTCTCCGCACGACACAGCTACGTTAATGACCACACACAATGCGTATGATCCAGACACTTCTCAATGTACAATGGGTGTGTCAATATTTAAACTACCAACGACTGAG gTAATTCCAAAAGATATGGATGACCTCAGTGCAATACAGGGCAGAAATGCAGAGGATATGGAACTCTTGAAAACTATAACACCAGAG aaACCAGAAGAAGAGATACGCTGCGCCGAATGGCATTCAACGGATTCTAATCGTATAGGCATAGTTTTAGATAACTATGTCAGTATTCGTGATGTTAACACGGGGTCTCAGGTGATCAGTGTCGCCCCAGAGGGTCGCGCTAGGCTCAAGTTTACTGGGGGCAAATGGAGCCCACAGGGACATTGTCaa TTTGCAGTATTACAAGATACACATATAAAGTGCTTTGACACAAGAACAGACTGTGTCAAATCTTCTTGGAACATAGACAACGCGCACCGACAGCTAGCAAGAGATATTGACTTCAATCCTAACAG ACAGTTCCACTTGGCGAGTGCGGGCGACGACGCCGCGTTGAACATTTGGGATTATAGGAACAGCAAGCAACCGATATTCAGCAGAACTGATCACTCGCATTG GATATGGACTGTGAGATACAACACTTATCACGAGCAACTCCTACTGACCGGGAGCTCTGACGCTAGAGCCCTATTGACGGCAGCGGCTAGTATATGCGACTTAGATGATGAAGGAAAGCGTTTGAGCCAAGT GCTGGAGGACGGCGTGCTGCAGTCGTACGAGCAGCACGAGGACTCGGTGTACTGCGCGGAGTGGAGCGCGGAGCCCTGGACCTTCGCCTCGCTGAGCTACGACGCGCGCCTCGTGCTGTCGCGGGTCCCGCGGCACTTCAAGTACAAGATCCTGCTCTGA